Proteins from one Epinephelus moara isolate mb chromosome 1, YSFRI_EMoa_1.0, whole genome shotgun sequence genomic window:
- the LOC126395588 gene encoding SKI family transcriptional corepressor 1 homolog-B-like isoform X5, with protein MLPGMESMPGQLRDAGRDASSSPSLKQDAPSFSGPSSLKPNQVSETSLYGVPIVCLVIDGKERLCLAQISNTLLKNYSYNEIHNRRVALGITCVQCTPVQLELLRRAGAMPISSRRCGMITKREAERLCKSFLGAHSPPKLPENFAFDVSHECAWGSRGSFIPARYNSSRAKCIKCSFCNMYFSPNKFIFHSHRTAESKYLQPDAANFNSWRRHLKLTDKKQSEDIHHAWEDVKAMFNGGSRKRTLPMNGSGMSSSMKSQASSSLAQTSSPEIPQKTLRCDEDQGNNNLSLASGARTYPVIPVPSKNFGMLQKIPPPLFPHHPYGFPSYGLCQKKSDGVPDANKTNVSGVFWPGAKDALYPAFPMFWPTAGGLPMPPYPGSPPKPLPELPGVRQAELDLSDQSDRGANTPKDTNHHPHHQQDGGERCSSSQSSSTRNDEDKSGDETPQRKISYISAFRPVVKDAETIAKLYGNRDSYGVRPGYLSPDFISESSSYRSISPDRDSVVDDDDDDPDVDVESNRGQDEEEPIQISPGGDHHGSPVPDQVSSAAEERQEQPDASSPAAAAPAAAASPEDTVHTGSSDEDRRMRNGSPLHEVYAHEKDGHVLLSEPPTSFGSKHSSSPRRSNGVHHVSEIQSQRNATYQEQKDRQADGALRIDISVHERDLENMAKEELQKQLVEQVELRKKLEREFQHLKEAHDALHHFSCKMLTPRQCTGACTFKPPLLPP; from the exons AT GCTTCCAGGGATGGAGTCGATGCCCGGACAGCTTCGAGACGCGGGACGAGACGCCAGCTCTTCCCCCAGCTTAAAGCAGGACGCACCGAGCTTCTCCGGCCCCAGCTCCCTCAAACCAAACCAAGTGAGTGAGACCTCCTTGTACGGGGTGCCCATCGTATGCCTGGTCATAGACGGTAAGGAGAGACTGTGCCTGGCGCAGATTTCTAACACCCTGCTGAAAAACTACAGCTACAACGAGATACACAACCGTCGGGTCGCTTTGGGCATCACCTGTGTGCAGTGCACCCCCGTCCAGCTGGAGCTCCTGCGGCGCGCCGGGGCCATGCCCATCTCCTCCAGGCGCTGCGGCATGATCACCAAACGGGAGGCCGAGAGGCTCTGCAAGTCCTTCCTGGGAGCGCACAGCCCCCCAAAGCTCCCGGAAAATTTCGCATTTGACGTGTCTCATGAATGCGCCTGGGGCTCCAGAGGCAGCTTCATCCCCGCCAGATACAACAGCTCCAGAGCCAAGTGCATCAAGTGCAGCTTTTGTAACATGTATTTCTCCCCGAATAAATTCATTTTCCACTCTCACCGCACCGCAGAGTCCAAGTATCTGCAGCCGGACGCGGCCAACTTCAACTCGTGGAGACGCCACCTGAAACTGACGGATAAAAAACAGTCTGAGGACATTCACCACGCGTGGGAGGATGTAAAGGCCATGTTCAACGGGGGGAGCAGAAAGAGGACTCTGCCCATGAACGGGTCAGGGATGTCCTCGTCGATGAAATCACAGGCCTCGTCTTCTTTGGCCCAAACCAGCTCCCCTGAGATCCCTCAAAAAACTTTACGGTGCGATGAGGATCAGGGAAATAATAACCTGAGTTTGGCGAGCGGCGCACGGACCTACCCAGTCATCCCAGTGCCCAGCAAGAACTTTGGCATGCTCCAGAAAATCCCCCCACCTCTGTTCCCCCACCACCCCTACGGCTTCCCCAGCTATGGGCTGTGTCAGAAAAAGAGCGATGGTGTGCCTGACGCGAACAAAACCAATGTCTcgggtgtgttttggcctggcGCAAAGGACGCCCTCTACCCTGCTTTCCCCATGTTCTGGCCTACAGCTGGCGGCCTACCAATGCCACCCTACCCGGGGTCTCCACCAAAACCTCTTCCAGAGCTGCCAGGCGTCCGGCAGGCAGAGCTCGACTTATCGGACCAAAGCGACCGGGGCGCAAACACACCCAAAGACACCAACCACCACCCTCACCACCAGCAGGACGGCGGAGAGCGCTGCTCCAGCTCCCAGTCCTCCTCCACCAGGAACGACGAGGACAAGTCCGGGGACGAGACCCCTCAGAGGAAAATCAGCTACATCTCAGCCTTCAGACCCGTCGTCAAAGACGCGGAGACCATCGCCAAACTCTACGGCAACCGGGACAGCTACGGCGTGCGCCCTGGCTACCTGTCCCCGGATTTTATCAGCGAGAGCTCCAGCTATAGGTCGATATCACCGGACAGGGACAGCGTGGTGGACGACGACGACGATGACCCGGACGTGGATGTGGAGTCCAACCGGGGACAAGACGAGGAGGAGCCGATTCAGATCTCACCGGGAGGAGACCACCACGGCTCCCCAGTGCCGGACCAGGTCTCCTCGGCTGCTGAGGAGAGACAAGAGCAGCCTGATGCCTCCAGccccgcagcagcagcaccagcagcagcagcgtcacCGGAGGACACCGTGCACACTGGGTCATCAGATGAGGACAGACGGATGCGTAATGGCTCTCCTCTTCATGAA GTGTACGCTCATGAAAAGGACGGACACGTGCTCCTGAGCGAGCCTCCGACGTCGTTTGGATCCAAACACTCGAGCAGCCCCCGCAGATCCAACG GTGTTCACCACGTGTCTGAAATACAGAGCCAACGCAACGCAACGTACCAGGAGCAGAAGGACAGACAag CCGATGGAGCTTTACGCATCGATATCAGCGTGCATGAAAGGGATCTGGAGAACATGGCGAAAG AGGAATTACAGAAGCAGCTTGTGGAGCAAGTGGAGTTGAGGAAAAAGTTGGAGAGAGAATTTCAGCATTTGAAAG